The following nucleotide sequence is from Bacteroidales bacterium.
CTCTTCTACAGAGCCATCTATAATAAGCATGGAGATGAAATTATCGAAAAATAAAATATTTTTTATTATAGAAAACTCTCACTTCCCAAAAGATTCGAATGATAAAAGCGGTTCGGGAATAGGGCTTCAGAATTTAGAGCAGCGCCTTAACCTGATATACCCCAATAAGCACCAGATATATAAAAATGTTGAGAACGGTATGTTTAAAGTTCAGTTAACTATTGACCTTTCTTAATAAAATTTCATATATTTGCTTAAAGCTTATGAAAAAAATCTCCTGTATCATTATTGACGACGAGCCTCTTGCATTGCAGTTAATAGAAGGCTATGTAGATAAAACGCCATTCCTGGATTTAAAAGGAAAATTCTCAAATGCATTTGATGCGATATTATTTTTAAATAATGAAAAAACAGACTTGGTTTTTCTCGATATTCAAATGCCCGACCTTAACGGACTTGAGCTTTCGAAAAAAATAAAAGATAATACCAGAATAGTTTTTACAACCGCTTTTGAAGAATATGCTATTGAAGGTTTTAAAGTAGAAGCTCTTGATTACTTGCTGAAACCTTTTAATTATGACGATTTCTTTTCAGCATCACTGAAAGCATTAAGATGGTTTGAACTGGTTAACTCGCCCGACAAACAAAGCTCCCCACAGGATGATTATATTTATGTAAAATCGGAATACAAACATATAAAAATCATTCTTAATGATATTATCTACATTGAAGGTTTGAAAGACTATGTAAAAATATGGTTGCGTAATGCTGAAAAACCAGTTCTTTCCCTGATGAGTTTAAAATCGCTGGAGGCCGAGCTTCCCACTAATACTTTTATGCGTATTCATCGTTCATTTATTGTTAACCTGAATAATATTGAAACGATTGAACGCGGTCAAATTATTATGGATAATGCACGCATTACAATTGCAGAACAATACCGCGATGCTTTTTACAAGCATATTGAAGGAAAATCAATAAAATAAATTATTTGATTAATACTATTAGTAGTAAAAAAAACTGCTTATTTCTATAATACAATCCTTTATTTTTGTTTTTACAAACTTGCCAAGATTCAGTACACAAAATACCTATCTGGCAGGCTATAAGAATAATTTACCCATAAATTTAAGATTCGTTATAACCGGCAGGTAGGTCTGTCATGAAAAAACAATTTACTGTATTAACAATGATTTCTCACTATTAATTTCTTCAATGCCTATATCTACAATAAAAAGTAAGAACCATATAATTTTAAACCTGCCTATGCAGGATGAAAAAAAAATACTCCTCAATATTTTTCTATCATCCTACCGGCAGGTTTAGCTATGAAAAAACACCACTATTAATAATGTTATAGCATTATTAATTTCTTAAATATTTTTTATTTGATATCCATTTTATAACCTTTCTTACGCACATTGATGATAGAAATATTATCATCTGCACTTAAGTATTTCCTTAGCTTGGAAATATATACATCCATGCTGCGCGCAAGAAAATAATTGCTATCGCCCCAGATAGTATTTAATGCCAGTTCGCGCGGAAGAATCTGATTTTTATTTTCATAAAACATTTTAAGTAAATGAGCTTCCGTGTTAGTCAGCCTTTTTTTACTATTTTCTCTTACAAGCATCTTGTCTTCATAATCAAATGTAAACCTCGATATTTGGTAAACTTCTT
It contains:
- a CDS encoding winged helix-turn-helix domain-containing protein → MIPENYNAGLNTEKEVYQISRFTFDYEDKMLVRENSKKRLTNTEAHLLKMFYENKNQILPRELALNTIWGDSNYFLARSMDVYISKLRKYLSADDNISIINVRKKGYKMDIK
- a CDS encoding LytTR family DNA-binding domain-containing protein; protein product: MKKISCIIIDDEPLALQLIEGYVDKTPFLDLKGKFSNAFDAILFLNNEKTDLVFLDIQMPDLNGLELSKKIKDNTRIVFTTAFEEYAIEGFKVEALDYLLKPFNYDDFFSASLKALRWFELVNSPDKQSSPQDDYIYVKSEYKHIKIILNDIIYIEGLKDYVKIWLRNAEKPVLSLMSLKSLEAELPTNTFMRIHRSFIVNLNNIETIERGQIIMDNARITIAEQYRDAFYKHIEGKSIK